A region of Desulfolithobacter dissulfuricans DNA encodes the following proteins:
- the pabB gene encoding aminodeoxychorismate synthase component I produces the protein MVAELGVFREPRIYDHRTSSWSSEPDIPMAAGGEQQYRVSEVRPAISREEYLRAIDAIKRYIRAGDTYQVNYTLKLDFSFQGSVAALYRTLRRNQSVGFGAWLRTGGRDILSFSPELFFRARGERITVRPMKGTLARGRTTAEDAGAVRALRTDVKNRSENVMIVDLLRNDLGRLLHDCGGGRVTVRSLFDVETYETLHQMTSTIEGLATAGHLPGLTRLLQALFPCGSVTGAPKIRTMEIIHELEKKRRGVYCGAIGWAGMDHAVFNVPIRTLVLEEGRGEMGIGSGIVHDSDPEGEWEESLLKSRFLTRPRPDFQLIETLLWEPGHGFWLLDYHLDRLRDSAIYHMFVCDPVEIRRALEQEVAGRGTSCRVRLLLHRDGRVEVSSAPVSWSRPRRYLQARREDPLPGVFFSETLVDNRKTEFFHKTTRRELYERERAVAVSQGYFEVLFCNRQGEVTEGTITNVFLELEGELVTPPVHCGLLPGTFRRLLLEKGLVREQVVFREDVFRAEAVYVGNSLRGLVQVKVVGSDC, from the coding sequence GTGGTCGCCGAGCTCGGAGTCTTCCGCGAGCCCAGGATCTATGACCATCGGACCTCCTCATGGTCTTCGGAGCCGGATATCCCGATGGCGGCCGGAGGGGAACAGCAGTACAGGGTCAGTGAGGTACGCCCGGCCATTTCCCGGGAGGAATACCTCCGGGCCATCGATGCCATCAAGAGATACATCCGCGCCGGTGATACCTATCAGGTCAACTACACCCTGAAACTGGATTTTTCCTTCCAGGGTTCGGTGGCGGCCCTCTATCGTACCCTGCGGCGCAACCAGTCTGTTGGTTTCGGGGCCTGGCTGCGGACAGGCGGCCGGGATATTCTCAGCTTTTCTCCGGAGCTTTTTTTCCGGGCCCGGGGCGAGCGCATCACCGTGCGGCCCATGAAGGGTACCCTTGCCCGGGGGCGGACCACGGCCGAAGACGCCGGGGCCGTGCGGGCGCTCAGAACGGATGTCAAGAACCGCAGCGAGAACGTGATGATTGTCGACCTGTTGCGTAACGATCTCGGACGGTTGCTCCATGACTGCGGTGGCGGTCGAGTAACGGTGCGCTCGCTGTTTGACGTGGAGACCTATGAAACGCTGCACCAGATGACCTCGACCATCGAGGGCCTGGCCACTGCAGGTCACCTTCCCGGTCTGACCCGGCTGCTCCAGGCCCTTTTTCCTTGCGGCTCGGTGACCGGGGCGCCCAAGATCCGGACCATGGAGATCATCCATGAACTGGAAAAAAAACGGCGTGGAGTCTATTGCGGCGCCATCGGCTGGGCCGGAATGGATCATGCGGTGTTCAATGTGCCCATCCGCACACTGGTGCTGGAGGAGGGCCGGGGCGAGATGGGTATCGGCTCGGGAATTGTCCATGATTCGGATCCTGAAGGTGAGTGGGAGGAGAGTCTGCTCAAATCCCGGTTTCTGACCCGTCCCCGGCCGGATTTTCAGCTCATCGAGACCCTGCTTTGGGAGCCCGGCCATGGGTTCTGGCTCCTTGACTATCACCTGGACCGGCTCCGGGATTCGGCCATTTACCACATGTTTGTCTGTGACCCGGTGGAGATCCGGCGGGCACTGGAACAGGAGGTTGCCGGCAGGGGGACCTCGTGTCGGGTCCGGCTCCTGCTCCACCGGGACGGCCGTGTGGAGGTGAGCTCGGCGCCGGTCTCCTGGTCTCGGCCCAGGAGATACCTCCAGGCGCGGCGGGAGGACCCCCTGCCCGGGGTCTTCTTCTCCGAAACCCTGGTCGATAACAGGAAAACCGAGTTTTTCCACAAGACAACCCGGCGGGAGCTCTATGAGCGCGAACGGGCGGTCGCTGTCAGCCAGGGGTATTTCGAGGTCCTGTTCTGCAACCGGCAGGGCGAGGTGACCGAAGGGACGATTACCAACGTATTCCTTGAACTCGAAGGCGAGTTGGTCACCCCGCCGGTTCACTGCGGGCTGTTGCCCGGGACCTTCCGCCGCCTGCTGCTCGAGAAGGGCCTGGTCCGGGAGCAGGTGGTCTTCCGGGAGGATGTCTTTCGGGCAGAGGCCGTTTATGTGGGCAATTCGTTGCGCGGATTGGTTCAGGTGAAGGTGGTCGGTTCGGATTGCTGA
- a CDS encoding ABC1 kinase family protein → MFSIRKLGAIGRTYRHLNRYQRILRVLFKYGFDDLVERLHIDQYLETGLQMINRKPRDQIEKHTRPERLRMALEELGPTFIKFGQLLSTRPDFVPPDYLTELAKLQDRVPPFSYEEVAQIFQEEMGRTPEEIFEYFDAEPMAAASIGQVHRARTLAGEELVVKVQRPGIENVIAVDLEILAHIAQLMEQYLEEVQGHRPSAIVEEFARSLSREIDFTIELSSIQRFARQFEGNPNIHVPAVYKQLSTERILAMEYVDGIKASELELLREKGYDLKLIARRGSILVMEQIFVHGFFHADPHPGNIFVLPGNVICFIDFGQMGRLSRTDKEDFTDLVLSIVAGNERKVTDGVLRLTIHHRELNRDALSRDLGDLIDRYLYLPLGELQAGKMLQDLLDLVARHELYLKPNLYLMMKALSTVEGVGLMLDPELELITLARPFMRRIQMDRLKPGRIAEEVGETGSEYLHLIRELPEELRSIVSQMRHGRMKMEFEHRGLQPLQAVLDRVSNRIAFAIVLASQIIGSSLVVLSDIPPKWNGIPIIGLIGFLMAGVMGFWLLLSIIRHGRM, encoded by the coding sequence ATGTTCAGTATCAGAAAACTCGGAGCCATAGGTCGGACGTACCGTCATCTGAACCGGTACCAGCGAATCCTGCGGGTCCTGTTCAAGTATGGTTTTGACGACCTTGTGGAGCGGTTGCACATAGACCAGTACCTGGAGACGGGTCTGCAGATGATCAACCGCAAACCCCGGGACCAGATAGAAAAACATACCCGTCCCGAGCGGTTGCGCATGGCCCTTGAAGAGCTGGGGCCGACGTTTATCAAATTCGGCCAGCTGCTCTCCACCCGGCCCGATTTCGTTCCGCCTGACTATCTCACCGAACTGGCCAAACTCCAGGATCGGGTGCCGCCCTTTTCCTACGAGGAGGTGGCCCAGATTTTCCAGGAGGAAATGGGCCGGACACCGGAAGAAATCTTTGAATACTTTGACGCCGAGCCCATGGCCGCTGCATCCATCGGCCAGGTACATCGGGCCCGGACCCTGGCCGGGGAGGAACTGGTGGTCAAGGTTCAGCGGCCGGGTATCGAGAATGTCATTGCCGTGGACCTGGAGATCCTGGCCCACATCGCCCAGCTCATGGAGCAGTATCTCGAAGAGGTGCAGGGCCACAGGCCCTCGGCGATCGTCGAGGAATTCGCCCGCAGCCTGTCCCGGGAGATCGACTTCACCATCGAGCTCTCGTCCATCCAGCGTTTCGCCCGCCAGTTCGAGGGCAACCCCAATATCCACGTGCCGGCGGTCTACAAGCAGCTCTCAACCGAGCGGATCCTGGCCATGGAATACGTCGATGGCATCAAGGCCTCGGAGCTGGAGCTGCTGCGCGAAAAGGGCTATGATCTGAAGCTGATCGCCAGGAGGGGCTCCATACTGGTCATGGAACAGATATTCGTTCATGGCTTTTTCCATGCCGACCCCCATCCGGGCAACATCTTTGTCCTGCCGGGCAACGTGATCTGTTTCATCGATTTCGGCCAGATGGGGCGTCTGAGCCGCACGGACAAGGAAGATTTCACCGACCTGGTCCTCAGTATAGTGGCCGGCAATGAACGCAAGGTGACCGACGGGGTCCTGCGGCTGACCATTCATCACCGGGAGCTCAACCGGGATGCGCTGAGCCGTGATCTCGGCGACCTGATCGACCGTTACCTCTACCTGCCCCTGGGGGAACTGCAGGCCGGCAAGATGCTCCAGGATCTCCTGGACCTGGTGGCCCGGCATGAGCTCTACCTCAAGCCCAATCTCTATCTGATGATGAAGGCGCTGTCCACAGTGGAAGGGGTGGGGCTTATGCTTGATCCGGAGCTGGAGCTGATCACCCTGGCCAGACCCTTCATGCGCCGCATCCAGATGGACCGGTTGAAGCCGGGCCGGATAGCCGAGGAGGTGGGGGAGACCGGTTCGGAATACCTGCATCTGATCCGGGAACTGCCCGAGGAGCTGCGCTCCATTGTCAGCCAGATGCGCCACGGGCGGATGAAAATGGAGTTCGAGCACCGGGGGCTGCAGCCGCTGCAGGCGGTGCTGGACCGGGTATCCAACCGGATCGCCTTTGCCATTGTTCTGGCCTCGCAGATCATCGGTTCGTCCCTGGTGGTGCTTTCCGATATTCCGCCCAAGTGGAACGGCATTCCCATCATTGGCCTGATCGGTTTTCTCATGGCCGGAGTCATGGGATTCTGGCTGCTGCTCTCTATTATCCGCCACGGACGAATGTAG
- a CDS encoding CBS domain-containing protein: protein MTGNYMIIIPVMLTSILGTVTATKFYHDSIDTVDFTREGINIHEGREVAIMKSIKVGKAITEDVDFISENANINHLLELFRMAKDSFYFPVVNERGRMVGVVSMQDVKNILHDEEQRVCYLVGAICSRDVISLTPDDNLYEAMQLFDLKGIEEIPVVESREDPWVLGMLKRRDVIAAYNHEVLKRGISEKADSIRMVCSTS from the coding sequence ATGACCGGCAACTACATGATTATCATCCCGGTCATGCTGACCTCCATCCTCGGTACGGTCACCGCCACCAAATTCTATCACGACTCCATCGACACCGTGGACTTCACCCGCGAGGGGATCAATATTCACGAGGGCCGCGAGGTGGCGATCATGAAATCGATCAAGGTGGGCAAGGCAATCACGGAGGATGTTGATTTTATTAGTGAAAACGCAAATATAAATCATCTGCTCGAGCTCTTCAGGATGGCCAAGGACAGCTTCTACTTTCCAGTGGTCAATGAACGGGGTCGGATGGTGGGCGTGGTCTCCATGCAGGATGTGAAAAATATCCTTCACGATGAAGAGCAGCGCGTCTGTTACCTGGTGGGGGCCATCTGCAGTCGTGATGTCATTTCTCTTACTCCGGATGATAATCTCTACGAGGCCATGCAGCTGTTCGATCTCAAGGGCATCGAGGAAATTCCGGTGGTTGAGTCCAGGGAGGATCCCTGGGTGCTTGGTATGCTCAAGCGCAGAGATGTGATTGCCGCCTATAACCACGAAGTACTCAAGCGGGGCATTTCGGAGAAGGCGGACTCGATCCGTATGGTCTGTTCCACCTCCTGA
- a CDS encoding deoxyguanosinetriphosphate triphosphohydrolase family protein, with protein MHRSDELILQRIQDALYRAEEEHLSPLACRSCEARWRHPDTRLDYRQSFARDADRILHSRAYSRYIDKTQVFSLVDNDHITHRVLHVQMVSRIGRTVGRFLGLNEDLIEAIALGHDIGHPPFGHEGERILDKLCRAHGLEGFQHNIQSVQFLERFERKGAGWNLTLQVLDGILCHDGEVHNPRLAPCRDKDFARLDQEIRDKGHNPRLALRPMTLEGCVVRLCDTIAYVGRDIEDAVELGLIRRDEIPERCSRRLGSSNGSIVYNLVTDLLLHSHHVRERSACRGSDQDWIGLGEETAELLLELKKFNYERIYKNPSFKPDFEKIHICYERLFAHYLRQLEKDSTGRGSGRDFLQTMSEAYLQDHPAPAVVRDYLAGMTDDFFLRQAQEIGCRIPERTCLPN; from the coding sequence ATGCACAGGTCGGATGAATTGATCCTGCAACGGATTCAGGACGCATTATACAGGGCAGAGGAAGAGCATCTCTCACCCCTGGCATGCAGAAGCTGTGAGGCCCGGTGGCGACATCCCGATACCCGCCTGGATTATCGTCAGTCGTTCGCCCGCGATGCTGACAGAATACTGCATTCCCGGGCCTATTCCCGCTACATTGACAAAACCCAGGTTTTTTCCCTGGTGGACAACGATCATATCACCCACCGGGTTCTGCATGTGCAGATGGTCTCACGGATCGGGCGGACGGTGGGGCGTTTCCTCGGCCTGAACGAGGATCTGATTGAGGCCATCGCCCTGGGACACGATATCGGTCATCCTCCCTTTGGCCACGAGGGGGAGCGTATTCTGGACAAACTCTGTCGGGCCCATGGCCTGGAGGGGTTTCAGCACAACATCCAGTCTGTCCAGTTTCTTGAGCGCTTTGAGCGCAAGGGCGCCGGCTGGAACCTGACCCTCCAGGTGCTCGACGGAATCCTCTGCCATGACGGGGAAGTGCATAACCCGCGGCTTGCCCCCTGCCGGGACAAGGACTTTGCCAGGCTGGACCAGGAAATCCGGGACAAGGGACACAATCCCCGTCTGGCCCTGCGGCCCATGACGCTCGAGGGCTGCGTGGTCCGGCTCTGCGACACCATTGCCTATGTGGGGCGCGATATCGAGGACGCCGTCGAGCTGGGCCTGATCCGCCGGGACGAAATCCCTGAGCGGTGTTCCCGTCGTCTGGGCAGCAGCAACGGCTCCATTGTCTACAACCTGGTCACCGATCTGCTCCTGCACAGTCATCACGTCCGAGAGCGTTCCGCCTGCCGTGGATCGGATCAGGACTGGATCGGTCTTGGCGAGGAGACCGCCGAGCTGTTGCTTGAACTGAAAAAGTTCAACTACGAACGAATTTACAAGAATCCGTCTTTTAAGCCGGATTTCGAGAAGATACACATCTGTTACGAACGTCTTTTTGCCCACTATCTGCGTCAGCTCGAAAAGGATTCCACGGGACGCGGTAGCGGCCGGGATTTTTTGCAGACCATGTCTGAAGCCTATTTGCAGGATCATCCGGCGCCCGCTGTTGTCAGGGATTATCTTGCCGGGATGACAGATGATTTTTTTCTGCGTCAGGCCCAGGAGATTGGCTGTCGCATACCGGAGCGTACATGTTTACCAAACTGA
- a CDS encoding glycosyltransferase family 4 protein, with the protein MSERIGFISTRFAGTDGVSLESAKWAEVLWQDKHLSFWYAGVLDRGRDVSMCVPEAYFGHPENEWINRRIWGQTRRSRRVTRRIRDLAEYLKGTLYDFVDQFDISILIIQNALTIPMHLPLGVALAEFLAETEMQAIAHHHDFYWERSRFQVNNVPDFLDMAFPPRDVNLQHVVINQAAREELALRKGISSMLVPNVFNFHEPLDYKDDYGADIRDEMGLGPDDRMILQPTRIVPRKGIEHSITLVQRLKDPRCKLVISHAAGDEGSDYLEQIIELARMEGVDLILFGDRVGDRRHINGEGKKIYVLHDLYPHADLVMYPSIYEGFGNALLEAFYFKVPIIVNRYPVWVRDIEPKGFQVPVMEGFVNKRIVENARRLLEDRLYRQQIVDYNYEQGKRYYSYPILRYCLQTLLNNIKYGI; encoded by the coding sequence ATGTCCGAACGTATAGGTTTTATCTCCACACGATTTGCCGGTACCGACGGGGTGTCCCTGGAGTCGGCCAAATGGGCCGAAGTGCTCTGGCAGGATAAACACCTCAGTTTCTGGTACGCAGGAGTTCTTGACCGCGGCAGAGATGTATCCATGTGTGTGCCCGAGGCCTATTTCGGCCATCCGGAGAACGAGTGGATCAATCGACGTATCTGGGGGCAGACCAGGCGTTCTCGCAGGGTTACCCGCCGTATCCGCGACCTGGCGGAGTATCTCAAGGGAACCCTGTACGATTTTGTCGACCAGTTCGACATCTCCATCCTGATCATCCAAAACGCCCTCACCATTCCCATGCACCTGCCCCTGGGGGTGGCCCTGGCCGAGTTCCTTGCCGAAACCGAGATGCAGGCCATTGCCCACCACCATGATTTCTACTGGGAACGCAGTCGGTTTCAGGTCAATAATGTTCCGGACTTTCTGGATATGGCCTTCCCGCCGCGGGATGTCAATCTTCAGCACGTGGTGATCAACCAGGCGGCCAGGGAAGAACTGGCTCTGCGCAAGGGGATATCCTCCATGCTGGTCCCCAATGTGTTCAATTTTCATGAACCCCTGGACTACAAGGACGATTACGGGGCCGACATCCGTGATGAGATGGGCCTTGGTCCCGATGACCGGATGATTCTGCAGCCAACGCGGATCGTCCCGCGCAAGGGCATCGAGCATTCCATCACCCTGGTCCAGCGCCTCAAAGATCCCCGCTGTAAACTGGTTATCTCACACGCTGCCGGTGATGAAGGCTCGGACTACCTGGAACAGATCATCGAACTGGCCCGTATGGAAGGAGTGGATCTGATTCTGTTTGGCGATCGGGTGGGAGATCGGCGTCATATCAACGGCGAGGGGAAGAAGATCTACGTGCTCCATGACCTGTATCCCCACGCCGACCTGGTCATGTATCCCAGTATCTACGAGGGGTTTGGCAATGCCCTGCTGGAGGCCTTCTATTTCAAGGTGCCCATTATAGTCAACCGGTATCCGGTCTGGGTCCGTGATATCGAGCCCAAGGGATTTCAGGTGCCGGTCATGGAAGGGTTTGTCAATAAACGGATCGTGGAGAATGCCCGTCGCCTGCTTGAGGATCGGTTATACCGACAGCAGATCGTCGATTACAACTACGAACAGGGAAAGAGATACTACAGCTACCCGATTCTCCGGTACTGTCTGCAGACACTGCTCAATAATATCAAGTATGGTATCTGA
- a CDS encoding phasin family protein — protein MKELLKNMLFMGAGAAFLTKEKIEELKNELVDKGKLTQDEGKELVDEWMKKSETLKDQFELKLNQMVADQIKKMNLATAEDIQELRRKIEELQVAINARAEE, from the coding sequence ATGAAGGAGTTGTTGAAGAATATGCTGTTCATGGGTGCAGGTGCCGCATTCCTTACCAAGGAAAAGATTGAGGAGCTGAAAAACGAGCTGGTCGACAAGGGCAAACTGACCCAGGATGAAGGTAAGGAACTGGTCGATGAATGGATGAAGAAATCAGAAACCCTCAAGGATCAGTTTGAACTCAAGCTGAACCAGATGGTGGCCGACCAGATCAAGAAAATGAACCTGGCCACCGCCGAGGATATCCAGGAACTGCGCCGCAAGATCGAAGAACTGCAGGTGGCCATCAACGCCAGGGCCGAAGAGTGA
- a CDS encoding XdhC family protein yields the protein MKDIYSEILALQERGEAGVLATLVERSGSGSRPVGTKMLILDNGETVGSLGGGLLEAEVIRHGAEVLESGEPRLVTISPPGGEEDRCGSRTVVFLEPILAGKNLIIFGAGHVGRAVAGMAMLAGFQVTLVDDREEEIGSQVGTDARFLLRSVEHFFADINVTAKTYLLICTRSHTMDLEVLRQALRTPAEFVGLLGSRRKRENFFATLRREGVAEDELQRVVCPVGLAIGAVTPEEIGVAVVAQLIERYRKGSSSAGTYVPATQ from the coding sequence ATGAAAGATATCTATTCGGAAATACTGGCCCTGCAGGAACGGGGTGAGGCCGGGGTCCTGGCCACCCTGGTGGAGCGGAGCGGGTCCGGCTCCCGGCCGGTGGGGACCAAGATGCTGATTCTGGACAACGGCGAAACCGTGGGCAGCCTGGGGGGCGGGCTGCTGGAGGCCGAGGTTATCCGCCACGGTGCCGAAGTGCTGGAAAGCGGCGAGCCCCGGCTTGTCACCATCAGTCCTCCGGGAGGTGAAGAAGACCGGTGTGGCAGTCGGACAGTGGTCTTCTTGGAGCCGATTCTGGCCGGCAAGAACCTTATCATCTTTGGCGCCGGTCATGTGGGTCGGGCCGTCGCCGGGATGGCCATGCTGGCCGGATTCCAGGTAACCCTGGTCGATGACCGGGAGGAAGAGATTGGCAGCCAGGTGGGCACTGACGCCAGGTTTCTCCTGCGCAGCGTGGAACATTTTTTCGCCGATATCAATGTGACTGCCAAGACATATCTTCTTATCTGCACCCGCAGTCACACCATGGATCTAGAGGTCCTGCGCCAGGCCCTGCGGACCCCGGCAGAGTTTGTCGGCCTGCTCGGTTCGCGCCGTAAGCGGGAAAATTTCTTTGCCACTCTGCGTCGCGAAGGGGTCGCAGAAGACGAGCTGCAGCGGGTTGTCTGCCCGGTGGGGCTGGCCATCGGCGCGGTCACCCCGGAGGAGATCGGAGTTGCCGTGGTGGCCCAGCTCATCGAGCGGTACCGGAAAGGGAGTTCCTCTGCCGGGACCTATGTTCCGGCCACGCAGTAA
- a CDS encoding RapZ C-terminal domain-containing protein — MEIIKNGTGRLRVTLFSFGFKHGHPEADLVWDVRFLPNPYWVPALKEYSGLEQEVARYVLDNEAGQEFLRLVEPLVQFTLNHHHRAKREMIRLAIGCTGGRHRSVAVTEFLGRALARRDYCVEVFHRDIDKR, encoded by the coding sequence ATGGAGATAATAAAGAACGGTACCGGACGATTGCGGGTTACCCTGTTCTCTTTCGGGTTCAAACACGGTCATCCGGAGGCTGACCTGGTCTGGGATGTACGGTTTCTGCCCAATCCCTACTGGGTGCCTGCCCTGAAGGAATACAGCGGGCTTGAACAGGAAGTTGCCCGCTATGTCCTGGACAATGAGGCCGGCCAGGAGTTTCTCCGTCTGGTAGAGCCTCTGGTGCAGTTTACGCTCAACCATCACCACCGGGCAAAGCGGGAGATGATCCGGCTGGCGATTGGCTGTACCGGAGGGCGTCACCGCTCCGTGGCCGTGACCGAGTTCCTGGGTCGTGCCCTGGCCCGCCGGGATTATTGCGTGGAGGTGTTTCATCGCGATATCGACAAGCGGTGA
- a CDS encoding CBS and ACT domain-containing protein, producing MLIKDWMTTAILTVDINTSVMRATRIMKENNIRRLPVMSHGKLVGVVTDRDLKEASPSTTSDVDLHEMYYLLAEMKIKDVMTDKCISLQEDDTLEKAALVMLKEKISGIMILDAEGNLVGLLSETDILRGFIHATGIQDGAHQFVIDMPDKPGSVSRVIDLLRKQDARVLSILTSFDDAPPGMKRVAIRVSIDDANVDTLKEAIGKLESYRIVYHGKDDLKNLPTKSN from the coding sequence ATGCTGATCAAAGACTGGATGACCACGGCCATACTTACAGTGGACATCAACACCTCTGTCATGCGGGCCACACGGATCATGAAAGAAAACAATATCCGTCGGCTGCCGGTCATGTCCCACGGCAAACTGGTTGGTGTTGTCACTGACCGTGATCTCAAGGAGGCTTCACCCTCGACCACCTCGGACGTCGACCTGCACGAGATGTACTACCTGCTCGCCGAGATGAAAATCAAGGATGTGATGACAGACAAGTGTATCAGCCTGCAGGAGGACGATACCCTGGAGAAGGCTGCCCTGGTCATGCTCAAGGAAAAGATCTCGGGAATCATGATCCTCGATGCCGAGGGAAACCTCGTTGGCCTGCTCAGCGAAACCGATATCCTGCGCGGCTTCATCCATGCCACCGGCATCCAGGACGGCGCCCACCAGTTTGTCATCGACATGCCCGACAAGCCCGGTTCCGTCTCCAGGGTCATCGACTTGCTGCGCAAGCAGGATGCCAGAGTCCTTTCCATCCTCACCTCCTTCGATGACGCACCTCCGGGGATGAAACGGGTGGCCATCCGGGTCTCCATCGATGACGCCAATGTCGACACCCTGAAAGAAGCCATCGGCAAACTGGAAAGCTACCGCATAGTGTACCATGGCAAGGACGACCTGAAAAATCTGCCAACAAAGAGCAACTGA